A DNA window from Hordeum vulgare subsp. vulgare chromosome 1H, MorexV3_pseudomolecules_assembly, whole genome shotgun sequence contains the following coding sequences:
- the LOC123405896 gene encoding putative GPI-anchor transamidase: MGFSGWCPRPSRPTPLSPLKTLLLLVLLAFSPAAASSSSSPAAVHNNNWAVLVCTSRFWFNYRHMANTLSLYRTVKRLGIPDERIILMLADDMACNSRNNYPAQVFNNENHQLNLYGDNVEVDYRGYEVTVENFLRILTGRHDSAVPRSKRLLSDEGSHILLYMTGHGGDEFLKFQDNEELQSHDLADAVKQMKEKHRFKELLIMVDTCQAATLFSQLQSPGVLAIGSSMKGENSYSHHLDSDIGVSVVDRFTFHTLAFFEKLNMYSNASLNSLFNSYDPSMLLSTAYYRMDLYKRALNEVPVTNFFGSVMKTIHTDSAYTGFLAAHDAETPLPTGNDIHDHVMLQNEASARRSDIEELEVSYSKFCKNTFGNCNIQEAQLRSHGWIEVLLEQLEGKNSDVVVMYGLGIMGILLAISTWLSM, translated from the exons ATGGGGTTCTCCGGATGGTGCCCCAGGCCCTCACGCCCCACTCCCCTCTCCCCCCTCAAGACGCTTCTTCTGCTCGTGCTCCTCGCCTTCTCCCCCGCCgccgcgtcgtcgtcgtcgtctcccGCCGCTGTGCACAACAACAACTGGGCCGTGCTCGTCTGCACATCCCGCTTCTG GTTTAATTATAGACATATGGCCAACACGCTGTCTTTGTACAG GACTGTTAAGAGATTAGGAATACCTGACGAGCGGATAATACTTATGTTGGCGGATGATATGGCTTGTAATTCCCGGAACAATTATCCTGCCCAAGTGTTCAACAATGAGAACCACCAGCTTAATCTTTATGGTGACAATGTTGAG GTTGATTACCGAGGTTACGAGGTTACAGTTGAAAACTTTTTGCGAATTTTGACTGGAAGACATGACAGTGCTGTACCAAGATCAAAGCGTCTCTTAAGTGATGAAGGAAGCCATATTCTATTGTACATGACTGGGCATGGCGGGGATGAATTTCTGAAGTTCCAAGACAACGAAGAACTTCAGAGCCATGATTTAGCAGATGCAGTAAAGCAAATGAAGGAGAAGCATAG ATTTAAGGAGTTGTTGATAATGGTAGATACCTGCCAGGCTGCTACTCTGTTTTCACAG CTTCAATCACCTGGCGTTTTGGCGATTGGTAGCAGCATGAAAGGGGAAAACTCTTACTCTCACCATCTTGACTCAGAC ATTGGTGTTTCTGTTGTGGATAGGTTTACCTTCCATACACTTGCTTTCTTTGAGAAGCTGAACATGTATAGCAATGCTTCATTGAACAG TCTTTTCAACTCATACGACCCTTCTATGCTGCTGTCTACTGCATATTATCGAATGGATCTTTACAAGCGTGCCTTAAATGAG GTCCCAGTGACAAATTTCTTTGGATCAGTCATGAAGACTATCCATACGGATTCAGCCTACACAGGCTTCTTAGCTGCACATGACGCAGAAACCCCCCTTCCTACCGGAAATGATATACATGACCATGTCATGTTACAGAACGAGGCTAGTGCAAGAAGATCAGACATCGAAGAGCTGGAAGTGAGTTATAGCAAGTTTTGCAAAAACACTTTTGGTAATTGCAACATCCAGGAGGCACAGTTAAGATCCCATGGATGGATAGAGGTCTTGCTAGAACAGCTGGAAGGCAAAAATTCTGATGTTGTTGTGATGTATGGCCTGGGAATTATGGGCATATTGTTGGCAATTTCAACCTGGCTATCAATGTAG
- the LOC123405907 gene encoding putative nuclease HARBI1 yields the protein MDPEDLSESEEEEDDEMMLLILPALYLASAGYEAKRTRYRSGAEWICKVLEDDRGQGYPELRIEPCILREFSQHVRSKHLLRNTRGVSVEEQIGMFVYMLSRNANFDQLSDRFERSRETIHRHIKACFDAIVSLKGDFVKRPGTKTHWKILSDPHYGPYFENCIGAIDGIHVPLTISDREAAPYRNREGFITQNMMLACDFDLSFVHVSSGWEGSASDAEVLHSAMESGLQVPRGKYYLVDEGYPNTPSFLAPYTGVPYHIEEQEQRSFHARDYKELFNLRHAQLHNHIKDAIGLLNMRFPVLKVATSYRLETQLKIPAAAVVLHNIIQRQGDAEGSSVNQTIPIDTRESGDDAHGHDVSALSNQHDMGDALRDNIAKRMWEDYIRNM from the exons ATGGATCCTGAAGATCTCAGTgaatcagaggaagaagaagatgatgagatgATGCTACTCATTTTGCCAGCTTTGTATCTAGCTTCCGCTGGGTACGAGGCAAAACGTACACGATATCGCAGTGGCGCAGAATGGAtatgcaaagttcttgaagacgaCCGAGGTCAGGGCTATCCGGAACTTCGAATTGAGCCTTGTATTCTCCGTGAATTTTCACAGCATGTTAGGTCAAAACATCTTCTGCGGAATACAAGAGGTGTTTCTGTGGAAGAGCAGATCGGCATGTTTGTGTACATGCTCTCGCGAAACGCTAATTTTGACCAATTAAGTGATAGATTTGAGCGCAGCAGAGAGACTATCCATAGACATATCAAGGCATGCTTTGATGCGATCGTCTCACTGAAAGGTGACTTTGTGAAGCGTCCTGGAACTAAGACTCATTGGAAAATATTATCTGATCCGCATTACGGGCCATACTTTGAG AACTGTATAGGAGCAATCGATGGAATTCATGTCCCGTTGACAATATCAGATAGGGAAGCAGCTCCATATCGAAATAGAGAAGGATTCATTACTCAAAATATGATGCTTGCTTGTGATTTTGATCTCAGTTTTGTCCATGTGTCCTCTGGCTGGGAAGGCTCTGCATCTGATGCAGAGGTCTTGCATTCTGCTATGGAATCTGGATTGCAAGTTCCAAGGGGCAAATATTATTTGGTCGATGAGGGTTATCCGAACACTCCTTCCTTTCTTGCTCCTTATACCGGGGTCCCTTACCATATTGAAGAGCAGGAGCAGAGAAGTTTCCATGCAAGAGACTACAAGGAGTTGTTCAACCTTCGTCATGCACAACTTCATAACCATATCAAAGATGCTATAGGTCTATTAAACATGAGATTTCCAGTTTTGAAGGTTGCGACATCGTACCGGTTAGAGACTCAGCTGAAAATTCCAGCAGCGGCTGTGGTATTGCATAACATAATTCAGAGGCAAGGAGATGCTGAAGGATCTTCAGTGAACCAAACAATCCCAATCGATACCCGTGAAAGTGGGGATGACGCACATGGCCATGATGTTTCAGCACTCAGCAATCAGCATGACATGGGCGATGCTTTAAGAGACAACATTGCAAAGAGGATGTGGGAAGATTACATAAGAAATATGTGA
- the LOC123405918 gene encoding pentatricopeptide repeat-containing protein At1g09900-like gives MAPPAAAPPPAMSALPTFASSHPYPSLPTPKTAAPKPRLNLAYAGAVAPNAVPHRSAASNDRLRVLVRRGDLEEAIRLVESMAGLEPSAAGPCAALIKKLCASGRTAEARRVLASCEPDVMSYNAMVAGYCVTGQLDNARRLVAAMPMEPDTYTYNTLIRGLCGRGRTDNALAVLDDMLRRGCVPDVVTYTILLEATCKRSGYKQAVKLLDEMRDKGCAPDIVTYNVVVNGICQEGRVDDAMEFLKSLPSYGCEPNTVSYNIVLKGLCTAERWEDAEKLMAEMSRKGRPPNVVTFNMLISFLCRRGLVEPAMEILDQIPKYGCTPNSLSYNPILHAFCKQKKMDRAMAFVELMVSSGCYPDIVSYNTLLTALCRGGEVDAAVELLHQLKDKGCTPVLISYNTVIDGLTKAGKTEEALELLNEMVTKGLQPDIITYSTISSGLCREGRIEEAIKAFCKVQDMGIRPNTVLYNAILLGLCKRRETHSAIDLFTYMVSNGCMPNESTYTILIEGLAYEGLVKEAREMMAELCSRGVVSKTLVNKGAIRLLDGTMHTSKG, from the coding sequence ATGGCGCCGCCGGCAGCAGCGCCGCCTCCCGCCATGTCCGCcctccccaccttcgcctcctccCACCCTTACCCATCCCTCCCCACGCCCAAGACCGCCGCCCCCAAACCGCGCCTCAACCTGGCCTACGCTGGCGCCGTGGCTCCCAATGCCGTTCCCCACCGCAGCGCCGCCTCCAACGACCGCCTGCGAGTCCTGGTCCGCCGCGGCGACCTCGAGGAGGCCATCCGTCTCGTCGAGTCCATGGCGGGCCTCGAGCCTTCCGCTGCGGGGCCCTGCGCCGCGCTCATCAAGAAGCTGTGCGCGTCCGGGCGCACCGCGGAGGCCCGGCGCGTGCTGGCCTCCTGCGAGCCCGACGTCATGTCCTACAACGCCATGGTCGCCGGGTACTGCGTCACGGGGCAGCTCGACAACGCCCGCCGGCTCGTGGCGGCCATGCCCATGGAGCCGGACACCTACACCTACAACACCCTCATCCGCGGCCTGTGCGGGCGCGGCAGGACCGACAACGCCCTCGCGGTGCTCGACGATATGCTCCGCCGAGGGTGCGTGCCCGACGTGGTCACCTACACCATCCTGCTCGAGGCCACCTGCAAGAGGAGCGGGTACAAGCAGGCCGTGAAGCTGCTCGACGAGATGCGCGACAAGGGGTGCGCCCCGGATATCGTCACCTACAACGTCGTCGTCAACGGCATTTGCCAGGAAGGGCGGGTCGACGACGCCATGGAGTTCTTGAAGAGCCTGCCGTCCTATGGATGCGAGCCAAACACCGTCAGCTACAACATTGTGTTGAAGGGACTGTGCACCGCAGAGCGGTGGGAGGACGCCGAGAAGCTCATGGCTGAGATGAGTCGCAAGGGGCGCCCCCCAAATGTGGTGACATTCAATATGCTCATCAGCTTCTTGTGCCGCAGAGGATTGGTCGAGCCTGCCATGGAGATTCTTGATCAGATCCCAAAGTACGGGTGCACGCCCAATTCGCTGAGCTACAACCCGATACTTCACGCGTTCTGCAAGCAAAAGAAGATGGACAGAGCCATGGCGTTTGTCGAGCTGATGGTGTCCAGCGGTTGTTACCCCGACATCGTCTCGTACAACACTCTTCTTACCGCGCTGTGTCGCGGCGGGGAGGTTGATGCCGCCGTCGAGCTGCTTCATCAGCTCAAGGACAAAGGGTGCACCCCTGTCTTGATTAGCTACAACACGGTCATCGACGGCCTTACCAAAGCCGGCAAGACAGAGGAAGCTTTAGAGCTGCTGAATGAGATGGTAACCAAAGGGCTCCAGCCAGACATTATCACTTACTCGACGATATCTTCTGGTCTTTGCCGGGAAGGCAGGATCGAAGAGGCGATCAAAGCATTTtgtaaggtgcaggacatgggcatAAGGCCCAACACCGTGCTGTACAACGCGATACTCCTCGGGCTTTGCAAAAGGCGCGAGACACATAGTGCTATCGATCTCTTTACTTACATGGTGTCGAATGGCTGCATGCCAAATGAATCGACCTACACTATATTGATCGAAGGCTTGGCTTATGAAGGCCTGGTCAAGGAGGCGCGGGAAATGATGGCTGAGTTGTGCTCGAGAGGAGTGGTGAGTAAGACTTTGGTAAATAAGGGAGCCATTCGGTTACTTGATGGAACTATGCATACTTCAAAAGGTTAA